From Bos mutus isolate GX-2022 chromosome 5, NWIPB_WYAK_1.1, whole genome shotgun sequence, one genomic window encodes:
- the AICDA gene encoding single-stranded DNA cytosine deaminase has protein sequence MALSATETKSLLMKQRQFLYQFKNVRWAKGRHETYLCYVVKRRDSPTSFSLDFGHLRNKAGCHVELLFLRYISDWDLDPGRCYRVTWFTSWSPCYDCARHVADFLRGYPNLSLRIFTARLYFCDKERKAEPEGLRRLHRAGVQIAIMTFKDYFYCWNTFVENHERTFKAWEGLHENSVRLSRQLRRILLPLYEVDDLRDAFRTLGL, from the exons ATGGCTCTGAGTGCCACTGAGACAAAGAG cctcttgatgaagcagagacagtttctttaccagttcAAAAACGTGCGCTGGGCTAAGGGCCGCCATGAGACCTACTTGTGCTACGTGGTGAAGCGGCGGGACAGTCCCACCTCCTTCTCACTGGACTTCGGGCACCTTCGAAACAAG GCCGGATGCCACGTGGAGTTGCTCTTCCTCCGCTACATCTCTGACTGGGATCTGGACCCTGGGCGGTGCTACCGCGTCACCTGGTTCACGTCTTGGAGCCCCTGCTACGACTGTGCGCGGCACGTGGCCGACTTCTTGCGGGGGTACCCCAACCTGAGCCTGCGGATCTTCACGGCGCGCCTCTACTTCTGCGACAAGGAGCGCAAGGCCGAGCCAGAGGGGCTGCGGCGGCTGCACCGCGCTGGAGTCCAGATCGCCATCATGACGTTCAAAG attatttttattgctggAATACTTTTGTGGAAAATCATGAAAGAACTTTCAAAGCCTGGGAGGGACTGCATGAAAATTCGGTTCGTCTGTCTAGACAGCTTCGACGCATCCTTTTG CCACTCTACGAGGTTGATGACTTGCGGGATGCATTTCGTACTTTGGGACTTTGA